One window of the Dendropsophus ebraccatus isolate aDenEbr1 chromosome 12, aDenEbr1.pat, whole genome shotgun sequence genome contains the following:
- the LOC138769458 gene encoding galactoside alpha-(1,2)-fucosyltransferase 2-like: MLYDLLVSKSEPWEMFNYIHTELPSHQYQVQKKTTNQEPTGMWTIDPIGRLGNLMGEYATLYALAKLNGRRASVMSDMHWSLSRVFKITLPIMNHRDFTHTDWIKVPLHDWMSPEYRYIGHEYVRLTGYPCSWTFYEEVKDKILQEFTFHDHIKQEANNYLSRLQQGRDNVTFVGVHVRRGDYLTIMPEVWKGVLANKQYLQTAMDYFRKKYQNPLFIVTSNGMDWCKENINTTLGDIHFSGDGIEASPTRDFALLAHCNHTIMTIGTFGYWAGYLAGGETIYLSNFTLPDSEFLKIFKYEAAYLPKWIGIPADLSPLQNMTTD; the protein is encoded by the coding sequence ATGCTATATGATCTCCTTGTAAGCAAATCAGAACCCTGGGAGATGTTTAATTATATCCATACAGAGCTACCAAGTCATCAATATCAGgttcagaaaaagaccaccaacCAGGAACCTACGGGAATGTGGACAATAGATCCCATTGGACGACTTGGAAATTTAATGGGGGAATATGCAACGCTTTATGCCTTGGCAAAACTGAATGGCCGCAGAGCTTCTGTTATGTCTGATATGCACTGGTCACTTTCAAGGGTTTTTAAAATAACTCTGCCTATTATGAATCATCGAGACTTCACACATACCGATTGGATAAAGGTTCCTCTCCATGACTGGATGTCTCCAGAATACAGATACATTGGCCATGAATATGTAAGACTGACAGGATACCCATGCTCATGGACGTTCTATGAAGAAGTGAAAGATAAAATTCTCCAGGAGTTCACATTTCATGACCACATTAAACAAGAAGCCAACAACTACCTTTCCAGACTGCAGCAAGGCCGTGACAATGTTACTTTTGTGGGTGTTCATGTACGTAGAGGAGACTATCTGACTATCATGCCCGAAGTGTGGAAAGGGGTGTTAGCTAACAAGCAGTACCTACAGACAGCTATGGACTATTTCCGAAAGAAGTACCAAAACCCTTTATTCATAGTAACCAGTAATGGGATGGACTGGTGTAAAGAGAACATTAACACCACACTGGGAGACATCCATTTTTCTGGTGATGGTATAGAGGCTTCACCAACCCGTGACTTTGCTCTTTTGGCACATTGTAACCACACCATCATGACAATAGGGACGTTTGGATATTGGGCTGGATATTTAGCTGGAGGTGAAACCATTTACCTTTCCAATTTTACCTTGCCAGACTCtgagtttcttaaaatttttaaatatgaAGCAGCTTATCTTCCCAAATGGATTGGGATACCTGCGGACCTATCTCCCCTTCAAAACATGACCACTGACTGA